The genomic stretch CCCCAAGGACAGAGAACATCCTCTGCTTTGCTCTCTTCCCACAGGCTGGACCCCAGACCCACTGCTGACTGGCTGGCCATGTCCGTCTCCCATCCTGGAGTTCTAGGACACAGATGACATGTTGGAACACCCACCAGTGTCCTGATGGCCACAGTGTCTTGGAAGCCTGACCCTGAACCACTCCCTCCTACGGTGGAGGGGCCACGCCAGCGTCCCTGCCCACACCCATGGACACAGCAGTGCAACCAGGTCTCTGAGAAGGCAGTTTAATGAGATCTAGGGACACGGATAGCCCTGTACAAAAACACCAAATTCCAtcagggagagacaggagaacAGGAAAGTAGATTTGCAATGAGAGGGGGTGGCTTTTCagttggctgggggagggggtggaatgTTTCCAGGGCCCTCGGAGGGCAGCGGGGGTCTCATCATTGGGGGCATGGGAGCCGGGGGATGGACCCCGGGATTGGAGGGATGAACTCCAGGAGGCTGGGGGTGAACCCCAGGAGCTGGAGGATGAacccctggaggaggggggtgtACCCCAGGTGGCTGGGGGTGCATCCCCGGGGCTGGGTGtacccctggggcctgggggtggaCTGAAGAAGCTTGTGGGTGtacccctggggcctgggggtgaACTCCAGCAGATGGGGGAGGGTGGACACCTGGGGCTGGAGGATGGactcctggggctggagggtgaACCCCGGGAGCAGGGGGATGAACCCCAGATGTTGGTGGGTGGACCACTGGTGCTGGGGGATGGACCCCAGGAGCTGGAGGGTGGACCCCAGATGTTGGAGGGTGGACCACTGGTGCTGGAGGGTGGACTCCAGGAGCTggcgggggcagctggggagggccCGGGGGCCCTGCAGGTGTAGGCCCACTGGGTGGCatggggggcagaggcaggcctcctggtgggggtggaggcaaAGACTCAGGCAGTGGTGGCCGTGGGGGCAGGCCATTCATCAGAGGGGGTGGTGGTCGCTTCACCCCAGGAGGCCCAGCGGGGAGGCTTGGCGGGGCTGGAGGCTTTTCCATCTTAAAGTGGAACTGAAggaagaactggaaaaaaaaacacagaaaagctGAATAGAGCCCCTGGGGGTCTTGGGAGGGGAGACAGGATGGCCAGGGCAGCCACCAGAAGTTCCTTGAATTGCTCGGACCTAGAGTGACTTACCTGCTTGGTTTCCCGGTTCCAGTGAGTCCAAAACTTGCCCTCAGCCTTGTCAATCTCTCTGCTTGGCacctgcgggggggaggggtggaaaatGGCCTTAGGGAGCCCACGGCCCAGGTTTAGGCAGGGACTGCTCCCAGATGTCAGAGCAGGCCCAGCAGAGAGAGGCCTTCATGAAGGAATAGGGCTTGGTTTTGGAGTACCAGACACAGCTTACATTCTAGCTCTGCTGCCTAGTGACCCCCATCACCCCAGTTAAATCAGGGTTTTACAATATGTGTTCACCAGTGTCTGTTAGGGCACAGGACACGGTCAAGAAATTCCTGACCAGCCCAGCACAGAAGCATGCACTGCTCTTGGGGGCACCATCTTAGGATGCCCTTTTCCCACCCCAGAAGCAAGCCCCTACTGGGAAGGACTCCTCTGGAGTGGGCAGCAGAGCTACCTTGAAGGCAATGGTCTCGTAGGGCTCAGCAGCCATCAGCAGGTACTGCCAGCGCCTGTCTGGGGGCTCGATCCTCTGCTCGTAGGCAGACATGAAGCGGTGGCGAGGCATGATACCGTCAGCGATCTCAGGATAGTCGATCTGTGGGGATACAGCCAAGTGGCAGCACTGCTTTCCAGGAGCCCCTCCCCTCatgactgggccctgggcctTGTCTCACCTGGAAGAGGAGGCTCTGCTGGCCCATCTCTGTGTCCCTCTGCTTggtcactgcaacacacaagggTCTCAGGTCCAGGCCAACTCGTCACCCTCCCAAAGCTCAGGACCCCGGAGGGCAGGGCACCAGGGGAGGTCACCTGGCTGTAGGGCCCCAACCAGGCCTGGGAGAGCTCTGTGCTATAGGTGCCACCTGCCCGAGACCATGCAAGTGGTCGTGGGAGAATGGCTCGGAGTTGCCCTACCCCCCCGAGGCCTGGGACAGCACTGAGCAGGAACTGACGACAGGAGGCACCAGGTGTGTGGGGCAAGTGAGGCCTGCAACCCTGCCTCCAGGAGAGGGTGCCCTTCATATTAGTCCTGTGGCTTTCAGGCTGTTCTCTGCACAGCTCCCAGGCATGTAACATTTCCCCATAAACCCCCCAGATTCTCCCCGCTACACTCATGACAGAAACTGAGAGTCTATCACAGCCAAAAGGCCTTTGGTGGCCCCACGTGGACCCTGCCATTGTAGCCCTGGTTCATAAGCAGGCCTGCCCCAAGGCCTGTGCACGCTGTGTCCTGTCTACAGTGCAGACACTCACAGGACACTCCCACATTTTGCTAGAACATAGTCCCCTATATTCCAACAGGGTCATATAACCAGCTTTCTTAAGTAACCCAGAGCCCTTTCCCTGCTAATGGCCCTGCTGAGTAAGCTGCCACTAACACAGACCATTACCCTCCCATTCGACTTTCTCTTTAGGTTAAGAGGAGCCAGGGCCCAGTTCTGTGCTCACAGGAAAGGGACACACCAGGctcactgcccctcccacacATCACTCATCTTCACTAGGAGTGCAAATAATTATGGGCTCTCACAACACCCTGATAGGCGCACAGGGGAGTGGCATCCACAAGGTCACATTTAAGAAAGTTCATATGGAGGTGGGGCCCCAGTGGGGTGGATGGCCTCTGAAAGCAACGAAAGGTATGAGCAAATGAAGGCCAGTGAATAGCAGTGTGTATATGATGGCTCAGGGGCGGGACCAGGGTTCTGGACAAAAGGCTCACCCCTTCCCAACACCAGATGTGGGTCAACCTACCCCCAAACAGACTTACCTTTATAGCCCGGGCGGCCGATCTTCACAAACTTCTTCACTTCTACCTTGACCTTCTCTGGTGCTGGCTGGGCGGGGGCCTCCTTAGCCTCCTTGGCTGCTCGCCGGGCCCTGTAGGCATGATGGACACAGCGCTGCtgctccttcacacacacacacacacacccccgccaaGGCCACAGGCCCAGGTGCTAGGAGCCATCCTGCCCCCACATCGACCTTGGAGAGCCTCTGCTAAGCGAGGGCGTTGGGCGGGGTGGGgttgagtgggtgggtgggtgggggtgtctCAAGGTTTGAATGGAGATGGATGGGACAGGCATGGGCACCTTTCTCTTCTTGTCACATTTCCCACTGTTCCTTACTAGGGAGCCTTCTGAGAACCCACACCTCTTTCCTTGCTAGGTAAGGAGCACATCCTGTTCCTCCCCTCACACTCGGGGAGCTgtacccacccacccagccacccatgATGGGCAGGCCTCAATGTACTGATCACAGGACCAGCTGGCCCCAAACTACCTCTGTACCATTGTCTGGTGTGGCTCACAGAGATGTGCGAGAAGTGCCAGCTCCTCACCCCGGGGCCCAAGGCTTTGAGCAGGGAGTAGGGGTGACATACTCACAAGTTGGTCTGGTGCTTTTTCCCCTGGGTGTGCGCGAGGTAGCTCCCCTAGAGTGGGACAAAGTGAGCAGGGATGGGGCCTGGATGCCCCTCAACCAGGCCTGCTCTCCCTTCTGCCTCCTGGGAGCAGGGCCCCAATATCTACAGTGCAGAAGGGAGAGACCCTGACATACAAGGCTGTTCAACAGCACACTGTCCATAGTTGTGAACAAAGTCCAAACAAAGCGAACGTTTGACAACACAGGGAAAGGACAAACAGGACCTGTTCATTGCTGCATGCTGAACCCAACATGAGAACTTGTCAGACTATCATATCGATAACCTCAGTCGTGAAAGGAAATGAACTGGAGCTACACCACTAGACCTCAAAACCCAGTGTCAAATGTTCCAAGATGTGCTCACATCTGTATAACAATGGCACCAATGGTATTAAAGGAAAATGGACAAGCAGCAACTTCACAGCTCTGGGGGCCTCTGGGGTCCAGGAGTGCAGGGCACAAGCTGGGGACAGAGAGGGCTGTTTTCCTCTGGAGTGACCAGTATCTCTCCTAGAAAGATGCGCCTGAAGCTGTGCTCAGTGAGTGAGTGGTCAGGCGTGAGTGGCGGGCTCCCATCACCTCCTTCACCCTCGGCCGAGCTATGAACAACAGGTTAACAAGGCAGAAGCCCGGAGGATGGGTGGGAGCAGCGCGTCCTGCCAGAGCGCTTCTCCACGGGACAGGGGAAGGGGCATGTGGGGAGTGGGCCCTGAGAACTCACCTCATTGTTGTGGAGTGTCAGGCACAGCTTGCATTCGTATGAGCCCAGGTGGTTCTTCATGAAA from Eptesicus fuscus isolate TK198812 chromosome 6, DD_ASM_mEF_20220401, whole genome shotgun sequence encodes the following:
- the SF3A2 gene encoding splicing factor 3A subunit 2, with the translated sequence MDFQHRPGGKTGSGGVASSSESNRDRRERLRQLALETIDINKDPYFMKNHLGSYECKLCLTLHNNEGSYLAHTQGKKHQTNLARRAAKEAKEAPAQPAPEKVKVEVKKFVKIGRPGYKVTKQRDTEMGQQSLLFQIDYPEIADGIMPRHRFMSAYEQRIEPPDRRWQYLLMAAEPYETIAFKVPSREIDKAEGKFWTHWNRETKQFFLQFHFKMEKPPAPPSLPAGPPGVKRPPPPLMNGLPPRPPLPESLPPPPPGGLPLPPMPPSGPTPAGPPGPPQLPPPAPGVHPPAPVVHPPTSGVHPPAPGVHPPAPVVHPPTSGVHPPAPGVHPPAPGVHPPAPGVHPPPSAGVHPQAPGVHPQASSVHPQAPGVHPAPGMHPQPPGVHPPPPGVHPPAPGVHPQPPGVHPSNPGVHPPAPMPPMMRPPLPSEGPGNIPPPPPAN